The Podarcis raffonei isolate rPodRaf1 chromosome 2, rPodRaf1.pri, whole genome shotgun sequence genome window below encodes:
- the LOC128407148 gene encoding uncharacterized protein LOC128407148 isoform X2 gives MHARTLTGHSIMARTLLAPLCMYNLVWWGGRLFATKRSPCVWRCWGEKWEFWKTRDICQLNRRLDLVEIQAWDAGREGRRLPRFIRFVLLRTARASVSLQSPSSALQRGRFPSPSRVERRENEAPFPPLLPFSTEGLASRWPGPQLPPSRRLMSPEREARSKRAGTPPLRMRMLFPLLLRVWLQPCAADYCSWKGSGLSWEPRSRAVEQVHLRCTEGFLEWMYPTRALRVILEPNLSSAQHTAVCIKPSNTFQGANIYVERDGQLHLLLSDAEEPRLHQVSCFSTRTPQRVALFLQASPQRDISRRTASFQYELLSNKTVTGPDFRKMALVEAMCRPCDNMELLMAICSSDFGLTGSGRIWYEPLSRALQWFHTANGL, from the exons ATGCACGCGCGCACACTAACTGGGCATTCAATAATGGCGAGGACGCTCCTTGCTCCCTTATGTATGTATAATTTGGTTTGGTGGGGGGGGCGCCTCTTTGCAACAAAGCGCAGCCCCTGTGTTTGGCGATGCTGGGGGGAGAAGTGGGAGTTCTGGAAAACCAGGGACATCTGTCAACTCAACCGCAGATTAGACCTCGTTGAAATACAGGCATGGGACGCGGGTAGGGAGGGTCGCAGGCTCCCCCGTTTCATTCGCTTCGTCCTGTTGCGCACAGCGCGCGCCTCTGTCTCTCTCCAGTCTCCATCCAGCGCTCTCCAACGAGGccgctttccttctccctcccgcgTAGAGAGAAGGGAAAACGAAGcaccctttccccctctccttcccttctcGACGGAGGGACTGGCTTCGCGCTGGCCCGGCCCCCAGCTGCCCCCAAGCCGCCGCTTGATGTCCCCGGAGCGGGAGGCGCGGAGCAAGCGCGCAGGGACGCCGCCTCTGCGGATGCGGATGCTGTTCCCGCTGCTGCTCCGCGTGTGGCTGCAGCCGTGCGCCGCCGACTACTGCAGCTGGAAGGGCAG CGGCTTGAGCTGGGAGCCCCGCTCCCGTGCAGTGGAGCAGGTCCACCTGCGCTGTACCGAGGGCTTCCTGGAATGGATGTACCCGACCCGAGCCCTCCGCGTCATCTTGGAGCCCAACCTGTCCAGCGCTCAGCACACCGCCGTCTGCATCAAGCCGTCCAACACTTTCCAAGGTGCCAACATCTACGTGGAGAGGGACGGGCAGCTCCACCTGTTGCTGAGTGACGCTGAGGAGCCCCGCCTGCACCAAGTCTCCTGCTTCAGCACCCGCACACCCCAGAGGGTGGcgcttttcctgcaggccagtcCTCAGAGGGACATCAGCCGCAGGACAGCCAGCTTCCAGTACGAGTTGCTGAGCAACAAGACTGTCACAGGCCCAGACTTCCGGAAAATGGCGCTCGTGGAAG CTATGTGCCGCCCCTGTGACAACATGGAACTTCTCATGGCTATTTGCAGCAGTGATTTTG GACTAACTGGTTCTGGCAGAATCTGGTATGAACCACTGAGTAGAGCCCTACAATGGTTCCACACTGCTAATGGTCTTTAA